A region from the Musa acuminata AAA Group cultivar baxijiao chromosome BXJ1-10, Cavendish_Baxijiao_AAA, whole genome shotgun sequence genome encodes:
- the LOC104000988 gene encoding early nodulin-like protein 3, with translation MASTAIVLVGVVLGLVSSGWAYEFHVGGSHGWVEHHHEKYNSWAERNRFQVNDTLLFKYNPGKDSVLVVTETAYKSCNVTSPIQSYTDGNTIFKFNHSGPFYFISGAAGHCNRGQRLIVVVLAIRHHKSHRLPPPAVAPTPSTHGSPPPSSSASGSAVSRVYLGVMVAMALGRALLI, from the exons ATGGCGTCGACAGCTATTGTTTTGGTGGGAGTTGTGCTGGGTTTGGTTTCCTCAGGCTGGGCTTACGAGTTCCACGTCGGTGGAAGCCATGGATGGGTGGAACACCATCACGAGAAATACAACAGCTGGGCCGAGAGGAATCGGTTCCAAGTCAATGACACGCTCC TGTTCAAGTACAATCCAGGGAAAGACTCTGTTTTGGTGGTGACGGAGACTGCCTACAAGTCATGCAACGTGACCAGCCCCATCCAAAGCTACACCGATGGCAACACCATCTTCAAGTTTAACCACTCCGGCCCCTTCTACTTCATCAGCGGCGCCGCCGGCCACTGCAATCGTGGCCAGAGGCTCATCGTGGTCGTGTTGGCTATCAGACACCACAAGTCCCATCGGCTACCCCCACCGGCGGTGGCGCCGACCCCGTCGACACATGGAAGTCCACCGCCATCCTCCTCTGCATCGGGTTCGGCCGTTTCGAGAGTGTACCTCGGAGTAATGGTGGCCATGGCGCTGGGACGTGCGCTTCTAATTTGA
- the LOC135595625 gene encoding trifunctional UDP-glucose 4,6-dehydratase/UDP-4-keto-6-deoxy-D-glucose 3,5-epimerase/UDP-4-keto-L-rhamnose-reductase RHM1-like, whose amino-acid sequence MASYTPKNILITGAAGFIASHVANRLVRNYPDYKVVVLDKLDYCSNLKNLHPSLCSPNFKFVKGDIASADLVHFLLLTESIDTIMHFAAQTHVDNSFGNSFEFTKNNIYGTHVLLEACKVTGQIRRFIHVSTDEVYGETDEDAVVGNHEASQLLPTNPYSATKAGAEMLVMAYGRSYGLPVITTRGNNVYGPNQFPEKLIPKFILLAMRGLQLPIHGDGSNVRSYLYCEDVAEAFEVVLHRGEVGHVYNIGTKKERRVIDVAKDICGLFDLDPNSVIKCVDNRPFNDQRYFLDDQKLKNLGWSERTTWEEGLRKTMEWYTSNPGWWGDVSGALVPHPRMLMMPGIERHFDASEATKDMASHFTNNLSQTRMVVPAPRNAAASQKPPLKFLIYGRTGWIGGLLGKICTKQGIPFEYGKGRLEERSQLISDIQSVKPTHVFNAAGVTGRPNVDWCESHKMETIRTNVVGTLTLADVCREHGLLMMNYATGCIFEYDDAHPEGSGIGFKEEDKPNFTGSYYSKTKAMVEELLREYDNVCTLRVRMPISSDLNNPRNFITKISRYNKVVNIPNSMTILDELLPISIEMAKRNCRGIWNFTNPGVVSHNEILEMYKKYIDPSFKWANFTLEEQAKVIVAPRSNNEMDASKLKKEFPELCSIKESLIKYVFEPNRKVPLGGETKRN is encoded by the exons ATGGCGAGCTACACCCCCAAGAACATCCTTATCACTGGGGCGGCGGGCTTCATCGCGTCCCACGTCGCCAATCGCCTGGTCCGTAACTACCCTGACTACAAGGTGGTGGTGCTCGACAAGCTTGACTACTGCTCTAACCTCAAGAACCTCCACCCCTCCCTCTGCTCCCCCAACTTCAAGTTCGTCAAGGGCGACATCGCGAGCGCCGACCTCGTGCACTTCCTCCTCCTCACCGAATCCATCGACACTATCATGCACTTCGCCGCCCAGACCCACGTCGACAACTCCTTCGGCAACTCCTTCGAGTTCACTAAGAACAACATCTACGGCACCCACGTCCTTCTTGAGGCCTGCAAGGTCACCGGCCAGATCCGCCGATTCATCCACGTCAGCACCGATGAGGTATACGGAGAGACCGATGAAGATGCCGTCGTCGGCAATCACGAGGCGTCGCAGTTGCTGCCGACTAACCCCTACTCCGCCACCAAAGCCGGGGCCGAGATGCTCGTCATGGCCTACGGCCGCTCCTACGGCCTGCCCGTCATCACGACGCGGGGGAACAACGTCTATGGGCCCAATCAGTTCCCCGAGAAGCTCATTCCCAAGTTCATCCTCCTCGCCATGCGGGGGCTGCAGCTCCCCATCCACGGAGATGGATCCAACGTCAGGAGCTATCTCTACTGCGAGGATGTTGCGGAGGCCTTCGAGGTTGTGCTTCATCGAGGCGAAGTCGGCCATGTCTACAACATTGGGACGAAGAAAGAAAGGAGGGTGATTGATGTGGCCAAGGATATCTGCGGGCTCTTCGATCTGGATcccaactctgtcatcaagtgtgtGGACAACAGGCCCTTCAATGACCAGAGGTACTTCCTGGATGATCAAAAGCTGAAGAACCTCGGGTGGTCGGAGCGGACAACTTGGGAGGAGGGACTGAGGAAGACGATGGAGTGGTACACTAGCAATCCTGGTTGGTGGGGCGATGTCTCCGGTGCGTTAGTTCCTCATCCACGGATGCTGATGATGCCTGGAATCGAGAGGCACTTTGATGCGTCTGAAGCCACAAAGGACATGGCTTCTCATTTCACCAACAATTTGAGTCAGACAAGAATGGTGGTTCCTGCTCCAAGAAATGCTGCTGCTTCCCAAAAGCCTCCTCTCAAGTTCTTGATCTATGGTAGGACTGGGTGGATTGGTGGTCTCCTTGGGAAGATATGCACAAAACAGGGCATACCTTTTGAGTATGGAAAGGGTCGTCTGGAGGAGCGCTCACAACTCATATCGGATATCCAGTCAGTGAAGCCAACGCATGTTTTTAATGCTGCCGGTGTGACTGGCAGGCCTAATGTCGATTGGTGCGAGTCTCACAAGATGGAGACAATTCGCACCAACGTTGTGGGTACTCTTACTTTGGCAGATGTCTGCAGGGAGCATGGGTTGTTGATGATGAACTATGCTACTGGGTGTATATTTGAGTACGATGATGCACATCCAGAAGGCTCAGGCATTGGTTTCAAGGAGGAAGACAAGCCAAATTTTACTGGCTCATACTACTCGAAGACAAAGGCGATG GTTGAAGAACTTCTGAGGGAATATGATAATGTATGCACTCTGAGGGTTCGAATGCCAATATCCTCTGACCTGAACAACCCACGGAACTTCATCACGAAGATCAGTCGTTATAATAAAGTGGTAAACATTCCCAACAGCATGACTATCTTAgatgagcttctgccaatatctatTGAGATGGCAAAAAGGAACTGCAGGGGAATATGGAATTTCACAAATCCTGGGGTCGTTAGTCACAACGAGATATTGGAGATGTACAAGAAATATATTGATCCCAGCTTTAAGTGGGCTAATTTTACGCTTGAAGAGCAGGCTAAGGTCATTGTTGCTCCTCGCAGCAACAATGAGATGGATGCTTCAAAGTTGAAGAAAGAGTTTCCTGAGTTGTGTTCTATAAAGGAATCACTTATCAAGTATGTCTTTGAACCAAATAGGAAGGTCCCGCTTGGTggagaaaccaagcgaaactag